A genomic region of Leptolyngbya sp. NIES-2104 contains the following coding sequences:
- a CDS encoding DedA family protein, producing MSAALVEWITKTMESLGYLGIGFLMFAENLFPPIPSELIMPLAGFTVSKGQMNFQYAVLAGVVGTILGTLLWYYGGLFIGEKRIRELADRYGKWIGVTGNDIDKVNRWFYRHGTKAVLFGRLVPGVRTLISLPAGISGMRLMPFLVYSTIGTTVWTFALTYAGYVLGDNYELVDEYLAPVSKVVLAILVVVFIVWLVRRRQKNS from the coding sequence ATGAGTGCAGCATTGGTTGAATGGATCACCAAGACGATGGAGTCGCTTGGCTATTTGGGAATCGGATTTCTGATGTTTGCCGAGAATTTGTTTCCGCCGATTCCATCGGAGTTGATCATGCCGCTGGCTGGATTTACCGTGTCGAAAGGGCAGATGAATTTTCAGTATGCGGTACTGGCGGGAGTCGTTGGAACGATTCTTGGAACACTGCTTTGGTACTACGGTGGGCTGTTTATCGGGGAAAAACGGATTCGGGAACTTGCCGATCGCTATGGCAAATGGATCGGGGTGACGGGCAACGATATTGATAAAGTGAATCGCTGGTTTTATCGACACGGAACGAAAGCAGTTTTATTCGGGCGATTGGTACCAGGGGTGCGGACATTGATTTCGCTGCCTGCGGGCATTAGTGGAATGCGGTTGATGCCATTTTTGGTGTATTCCACGATCGGCACGACGGTTTGGACGTTTGCTCTGACTTACGCTGGATATGTTTTAGGAGACAATTACGAACTGGTCGATGAATATCTTGCGCCTGTTTCTAAAGTTGTTCTAGCAATTCTGGTGGTTGTGTTTATTGTTTGGCTGGTGCGGCGACGGCAGAAGAATTCATAA